One genomic window of Moorella glycerini includes the following:
- a CDS encoding (2Fe-2S)-binding protein, which produces MLRIVAHPILGDAPQPRTVTIFYNGRPLPAHEGEPIAAALLANGIKALRFTEKKGEPRGIFCCIGRCSDCLVTVDGEQNIRSCVTPVREGMEIKSQG; this is translated from the coding sequence GTGTTGCGTATTGTCGCGCACCCCATTTTAGGAGACGCTCCCCAGCCGCGGACTGTTACTATTTTTTATAACGGCCGTCCCCTTCCAGCCCATGAGGGTGAGCCTATCGCCGCAGCCCTGCTGGCGAACGGCATTAAGGCCCTGCGTTTTACGGAGAAGAAAGGGGAGCCGCGGGGGATTTTTTGCTGTATCGGCCGCTGTTCCGACTGCCTCGTTACTGTTGACGGGGAGCAAAACATCCGTTCGTGCGTTACTCCCGTGCGGGAAGGCATGGAGATCAAGAGCCAGGGGTAG
- a CDS encoding BMP family protein — protein sequence MRKVYIWILVVALAVFTAVAAGGCGGKKAEEPKNETKQETGAGQQAAAKKLKIAMLLPGTINDNGWNASAYEGLMLAKEKEGAEVAYRENVSQSDQEEAFRAYASAGYDIIFGHGFEFGDAAKKVAQDFPKTVFVVTSSNISQAPNVASLEISNKEVGFLGGVVAALVTKSNKVGYVGGMSIPSIINARDGFIAGAKLAKPDVKVLDSFTGNFDDAAKAREMAVALINQGADVVMQNADQAGLGVIQAGKDKNVLVIGVGKDQSNLAPDNVLASSIYGVPMGIAYITDLFAHGKFEPKAYLVGIKEGATGLIWNEKLAAKAVTPEAKGKIESIIADLKAGKIDVDELIAKNKGK from the coding sequence ATGCGCAAGGTTTATATTTGGATCCTTGTGGTTGCCCTGGCTGTTTTTACTGCCGTTGCGGCGGGCGGGTGCGGCGGCAAGAAGGCAGAAGAGCCGAAAAATGAGACCAAACAGGAAACTGGCGCCGGGCAACAGGCAGCAGCCAAAAAATTAAAAATCGCCATGCTCCTGCCGGGCACGATTAACGACAACGGCTGGAACGCTTCGGCCTATGAGGGTCTGATGCTGGCAAAGGAAAAAGAGGGGGCTGAGGTGGCCTACCGGGAAAATGTCAGCCAGTCCGACCAGGAGGAAGCCTTCCGGGCCTATGCCTCAGCGGGCTATGATATTATTTTTGGTCACGGTTTTGAATTCGGCGACGCGGCCAAAAAAGTCGCCCAAGATTTCCCCAAAACCGTCTTTGTAGTCACCAGCAGCAACATTTCCCAGGCGCCTAACGTCGCTTCCCTCGAGATATCCAATAAGGAAGTAGGTTTTCTGGGCGGCGTGGTGGCCGCGCTGGTTACTAAAAGCAATAAAGTAGGTTATGTCGGCGGCATGTCGATACCATCGATAATCAACGCCCGCGATGGCTTTATAGCCGGTGCGAAACTTGCCAAACCCGACGTTAAAGTTCTTGACTCCTTTACCGGTAATTTTGATGATGCGGCCAAGGCCAGGGAAATGGCTGTGGCCCTTATCAACCAGGGCGCCGATGTAGTCATGCAGAATGCCGACCAGGCGGGCCTGGGAGTCATCCAGGCAGGTAAAGACAAAAATGTTCTTGTAATCGGCGTAGGGAAGGATCAGTCCAACCTGGCTCCGGATAATGTCCTGGCTAGCAGCATCTACGGCGTGCCGATGGGTATCGCTTATATAACCGACCTGTTTGCCCATGGCAAATTTGAGCCCAAAGCCTATTTGGTGGGCATCAAGGAAGGCGCCACCGGATTGATTTGGAACGAGAAGCTGGCCGCCAAGGCGGTCACCCCCGAGGCCAAAGGGAAAATCGAGTCTATTATAGCCGATTTGAAAGCGGGAAAAATCGACGTCGATGAATTGATCGCCAAAAACAAGGGCAAATAA